The following are encoded together in the Methanosarcina flavescens genome:
- the fdhD gene encoding formate dehydrogenase accessory sulfurtransferase FdhD has product MPEKYTIFYPAKRVHSDGRVENLEVLLARECPVKIILNSNLFTTLFASPLELKELAVGHLITEGILSFREIENIEVEGGEVRILTRKEKQTPSTEAAGEARKEVQVNKETIVESDSVFDPEAIFAGTEHLESDTYRLTRGTHLAALIDRKGKLAVQIVDVGRHNALDKAVGAAFLRGFDLSQHYLLSTGRQPAYMVTKAARAGIPLIATKAMPFDSGVEAAKKTNICLVGQLRKESILIFSSEWRVKL; this is encoded by the coding sequence ATGCCTGAAAAATACACAATTTTTTACCCTGCAAAAAGAGTTCATTCCGACGGCAGGGTTGAAAATTTGGAAGTGCTACTTGCCAGGGAATGCCCGGTTAAGATCATTCTTAACAGTAATCTTTTTACAACTCTTTTTGCCTCCCCACTCGAACTGAAAGAGCTTGCAGTCGGTCACCTGATTACAGAAGGAATTCTCAGTTTCAGGGAAATTGAAAATATTGAGGTAGAAGGAGGCGAGGTTCGTATCCTTACCCGGAAGGAAAAACAGACCCCCAGCACCGAAGCAGCCGGAGAAGCCAGAAAAGAAGTACAGGTTAACAAAGAAACCATTGTCGAATCGGACTCTGTCTTTGACCCGGAAGCTATTTTTGCAGGCACAGAGCACCTTGAATCCGATACCTATAGACTTACTAGAGGGACCCATCTGGCAGCCCTGATAGATAGGAAAGGGAAACTCGCAGTTCAGATCGTCGATGTCGGAAGGCACAATGCCCTGGATAAAGCAGTAGGAGCCGCCTTTCTCAGGGGCTTCGACCTTTCGCAGCATTATCTACTTTCCACTGGCAGGCAACCTGCTTATATGGTCACAAAAGCCGCAAGGGCAGGAATTCCCCTTATCGCAACCAAAGCCATGCCCTTCGACTCAGGCGTCGAAGCCGCAAAAAAAACAAACATATGCCTTGTAGGTCAGCTAAGAAAAGAATCAATACTTATCTTTTCCAGCGAATGGCGGGTCAAACTCTAA
- a CDS encoding type IV pilin: MDFKKLFMNNKAVSPVIGVVLMVAITVILAAAIGSSVFGQGTAQPAPQANLNIQAAGINTEQDPNLASIKIEHLGGDPINFDKSKVVASVNGGNSQTVAADDLGTISIGDIKKLKLRDADSNNNPKDPIVDNSGDSTASVASGDIINIKIIDKQTNQLICDKDVRF, from the coding sequence ATGGATTTCAAGAAATTGTTTATGAATAACAAAGCAGTTTCCCCGGTTATCGGTGTCGTCCTGATGGTTGCAATAACCGTCATCCTTGCCGCCGCAATAGGATCTTCAGTGTTTGGACAGGGAACTGCACAACCTGCACCGCAGGCGAATCTTAACATTCAAGCAGCTGGAATTAATACTGAACAAGACCCAAACCTAGCATCCATAAAAATAGAGCACCTTGGTGGAGATCCAATTAATTTTGATAAATCAAAAGTTGTGGCATCTGTTAATGGTGGGAACTCTCAAACGGTTGCAGCTGATGATCTTGGCACAATTAGTATCGGTGATATCAAGAAACTTAAACTGAGAGATGCTGATTCAAATAACAATCCAAAAGACCCGATTGTAGATAACTCTGGTGATTCTACTGCATCTGTGGCTTCTGGTGATATTATCAATATCAAAATTATTGATAAACAAACCAACCAGCTCATTTGTGATAAGGATGTAAGGTTCTAA
- a CDS encoding flavodoxin family protein: MKKMKVIGIVGSPRKNGNTNILIQQVLEGAAEAGADIRTFILNEMNYKGCQACDYCKSHDKCKLEDDLTGLFEEMKTADGIVFGAPIYFGQFSGQMRLFLDRCYSLINADFSPRLPAGKKAVIIGTQGAPDPAAFQGVYEEFKGQISNFMRMDVKDTLVGVGYHAPGEVKNNIELMEKAKNTGLNLFR, encoded by the coding sequence ATGAAGAAAATGAAAGTCATAGGTATTGTAGGCAGTCCTCGAAAGAACGGAAACACAAATATTCTTATCCAGCAGGTCCTGGAAGGCGCAGCAGAAGCAGGTGCCGATATCCGGACATTTATTCTCAACGAGATGAACTACAAAGGTTGCCAGGCCTGCGACTATTGCAAAAGCCATGATAAGTGCAAGCTTGAAGACGATCTTACAGGGCTGTTCGAGGAAATGAAAACAGCTGATGGCATTGTCTTTGGGGCTCCGATTTATTTTGGCCAGTTTTCAGGTCAGATGAGGCTCTTCCTTGACCGCTGTTATTCCCTTATAAATGCTGACTTTTCTCCCCGCCTCCCTGCCGGGAAAAAGGCCGTAATTATAGGAACTCAGGGAGCTCCTGATCCGGCAGCTTTTCAAGGGGTCTATGAGGAGTTCAAAGGGCAGATTTCCAATTTCATGCGCATGGACGTAAAAGATACGCTTGTAGGGGTTGGCTATCACGCCCCGGGAGAAGTAAAAAATAATATAGAGCTTATGGAAAAAGCGAAAAATACAGGCTTGAATCTGTTCAGGTAA
- a CDS encoding type IV pilin N-terminal domain-containing protein codes for MEGKKCRAIGKDCQAVSEVYGQLFMIGIIVLSFSTIALTVFSDGGAVDPPHTPRTDLLEEIDTGNNKLYITHSGGEAIDLDDIKIIVAADRQQYEFSKSDFKDPEGNELDDVFILGDCIVISDENIKSGIDIDMLLVHTPSQQVIQRTVLQRGPGKLPDWITPYPYGSVYDSTSGWSSMELVSEINDGLSITTVANSGQTFHTYSFGLDADEMGISGFSKIQLKIIYQTGDDSFDELKLEISTDGYNWQQIDSRKEGNLKEHDDFEACKAENEIYTLYDPTNNVNYIKNTDELEELMIRFSVFENEESGKEFSVDFVGIHIE; via the coding sequence GTGGAGGGTAAAAAATGCAGGGCAATTGGCAAGGACTGTCAGGCAGTTTCAGAAGTGTATGGGCAGCTGTTTATGATAGGTATAATCGTTCTATCCTTTTCCACAATAGCCCTGACTGTTTTTTCAGACGGGGGAGCTGTAGACCCCCCACATACGCCAAGAACGGATCTGCTCGAGGAAATCGATACAGGTAACAATAAACTATACATCACACACAGCGGAGGGGAAGCTATTGATCTTGATGATATCAAGATAATCGTGGCTGCTGACAGGCAGCAGTATGAATTCAGCAAGTCCGACTTTAAAGATCCAGAGGGAAATGAACTCGATGACGTTTTCATTCTCGGGGACTGCATAGTGATTAGTGATGAGAACATCAAGAGCGGGATCGATATAGATATGCTTCTTGTGCACACGCCCTCCCAGCAGGTGATCCAGCGAACAGTGCTCCAGCGAGGTCCGGGAAAACTCCCAGACTGGATAACTCCTTACCCATACGGAAGTGTTTATGACAGTACTTCAGGCTGGTCATCCATGGAGCTTGTTAGCGAAATTAATGATGGACTTTCTATAACTACGGTTGCAAACTCAGGACAGACTTTTCATACCTATTCATTTGGGCTAGATGCTGATGAGATGGGTATTTCAGGCTTTTCAAAAATTCAGTTAAAAATAATTTACCAGACAGGTGATGACAGTTTTGATGAGCTAAAACTGGAAATATCTACTGACGGATATAACTGGCAACAAATAGATTCCAGAAAAGAAGGTAACCTGAAAGAACATGATGATTTTGAGGCTTGCAAAGCAGAGAACGAGATTTATACTCTCTATGATCCAACTAATAATGTAAACTACATAAAAAATACCGACGAACTTGAGGAACTTATGATCAGGTTTTCAGTTTTTGAAAATGAAGAAAGTGGAAAAGAGTTCTCGGTTGATTTCGTAGGAATCCATATAGAGTAA
- a CDS encoding flavodoxin family protein has protein sequence MKVVAFNGSPRKEGNTAALIKYVLAELEREGIETEIVQVGGKTIHGCIACTKCFENADNRCIIDNDIVNECIEKMLEADGIILASPTYFADLTPELKALIDRAGFVAKANSEMFRRKVGAAVVAVRRAGSIHVFDSINHFFTISQMIIPGSSYWNMGMGLAEGDVEKDEEGIRTMQILGQNMAWLLKKLNV, from the coding sequence ATGAAAGTTGTCGCATTTAATGGAAGCCCGAGAAAGGAAGGGAATACGGCTGCTCTTATAAAGTACGTACTTGCAGAACTTGAAAGAGAAGGGATAGAGACCGAAATCGTACAGGTTGGAGGAAAGACTATTCATGGTTGTATCGCCTGTACGAAATGTTTTGAAAACGCAGACAATAGATGTATAATTGACAATGATATAGTCAACGAATGCATTGAGAAAATGCTCGAAGCTGACGGGATAATTCTGGCTTCGCCCACCTATTTTGCAGACCTGACTCCTGAACTTAAAGCCCTTATTGACAGAGCAGGTTTCGTTGCTAAAGCTAACAGCGAAATGTTCAGGCGTAAAGTAGGAGCAGCAGTCGTTGCAGTACGAAGGGCAGGATCGATCCACGTTTTTGATTCCATCAACCATTTCTTTACAATTTCCCAAATGATAATCCCTGGATCAAGCTATTGGAATATGGGGATGGGGCTTGCCGAAGGGGACGTCGAAAAAGATGAAGAAGGCATTCGAACTATGCAAATTTTAGGTCAGAACATGGCGTGGCTTTTAAAGAAACTCAATGTGTGA